Proteins from a single region of Kiritimatiellia bacterium:
- a CDS encoding prepilin-type N-terminal cleavage/methylation domain-containing protein, whose amino-acid sequence MAMIAQGTTGGRTKSAGFTLVEVMIAVVLVLLALGGSYMLIVHAARVSRAGRDHYVAVNLAKNHLERARNYRYADLYLLAEDNLVMNENGGPDNRGRFRRTTAVNDDHSPGMTEITVTVHIRNRRTGEFGDEKESMSSLFTEYLTPEIE is encoded by the coding sequence GTGGCGATGATCGCACAGGGCACAACGGGTGGGCGGACAAAAAGCGCGGGGTTCACGCTGGTCGAGGTGATGATCGCGGTCGTGCTGGTGCTGCTGGCCCTGGGCGGGTCGTACATGCTGATTGTGCATGCGGCGCGGGTGAGCCGGGCGGGGCGGGACCACTACGTGGCGGTGAACCTGGCGAAGAACCACCTTGAGCGGGCGCGCAACTACCGGTACGCGGACCTGTACCTGCTGGCGGAGGACAACCTGGTGATGAACGAGAACGGCGGGCCGGACAACCGGGGTCGGTTCCGGCGCACCACGGCCGTGAACGACGATCACTCGCCGGGCATGACGGAGATCACGGTGACGGTGCATATCCGCAACCGGCGGACGGGCGAGTTCGGCGACGAGAAGGAGTCGATGTCCTCCCTGTTCACGGAGTACCTGACACCGGAGATCGAATGA
- a CDS encoding nucleotidyl transferase AbiEii/AbiGii toxin family protein translates to MHEKVLPAHSLAVLTSLEQDPAPEWRGWILAGGTGLAIQKGHRRSDDFDFFRTDRMDARRLHRALSKHGRYETLQEADDTLTILTRKTKLSFFCVRDPFLFKAQPYRFFKLADPRDIALMKLAAISGRGSRKDFVDLYTILRGPPDLAEYFKLLPRKYGESRINTYHILKSLTYFADAEREPPPRMLEPFNWKECKAFFVREAHRIALP, encoded by the coding sequence ATGCACGAAAAAGTTCTCCCGGCCCACAGCCTGGCCGTATTGACCTCGCTGGAACAGGACCCGGCGCCGGAATGGCGGGGCTGGATCCTGGCCGGCGGCACGGGCCTGGCGATTCAAAAGGGCCACCGCCGGTCCGACGACTTCGATTTTTTCCGGACCGACAGGATGGATGCGCGACGGCTGCACCGGGCGCTTTCAAAACACGGCCGATACGAAACGCTCCAGGAAGCGGATGACACGCTCACGATCCTGACGAGGAAGACCAAGCTCTCGTTCTTCTGTGTCCGGGACCCCTTTCTCTTCAAGGCCCAGCCCTATCGCTTTTTCAAGCTGGCCGACCCGCGGGACATCGCGCTGATGAAACTGGCCGCCATTTCCGGGCGCGGCAGCCGAAAGGATTTCGTTGACCTCTATACCATCCTGCGCGGACCGCCGGACCTGGCCGAGTATTTCAAGTTGCTTCCACGGAAATACGGAGAGAGCCGCATCAACACCTATCACATCCTGAAAAGCCTGACGTATTTCGCGGACGCCGAGCGGGAGCCTCCACCGCGCATGCTGGAACCGTTCAACTGGAAGGAGTGCAAGGCGTTCTTCGTCCGCGAGGCGCACCGGATCGCGTTGCCCTGA
- a CDS encoding helix-turn-helix transcriptional regulator, giving the protein MKAVSGQIRARRRALGWSLGELARRADTSAPALSRYENGWERFEIATLRKLAGALGCELRIELAPTAPARAGARSQRALVRRLQRLFWDHRLSEDDLDRHPAWLTERVLEYGQLEDVRALLLLYGRRRFLDIAARATRLTPRTASFWSSLLKKEGPSCTKKFSRPTAWPY; this is encoded by the coding sequence GTGAAAGCGGTCTCCGGGCAGATCAGGGCGCGCCGCCGGGCACTGGGCTGGTCGCTGGGGGAACTGGCCCGGCGCGCGGACACGTCGGCGCCGGCCCTTTCCCGCTACGAGAACGGGTGGGAGCGCTTCGAGATCGCGACGCTCCGGAAGCTGGCCGGTGCGCTGGGATGCGAACTGCGCATCGAGCTGGCGCCCACCGCGCCCGCGCGCGCCGGGGCCCGATCCCAGCGGGCGCTCGTGCGGCGCTTGCAGCGGTTGTTCTGGGATCACCGGCTTTCGGAAGACGACCTGGACCGGCATCCGGCCTGGCTGACGGAGCGCGTGCTGGAATACGGGCAACTGGAGGACGTGCGGGCGCTGTTGCTCCTGTACGGCCGCCGGCGCTTCCTGGACATCGCGGCCCGGGCCACGCGCCTGACCCCGCGGACAGCTTCGTTCTGGTCGAGTCTATTGAAGAAGGAGGGCCCCTCATGCACGAAAAAGTTCTCCCGGCCCACAGCCTGGCCGTATTGA
- a CDS encoding type II toxin-antitoxin system RelE/ParE family toxin — MKVDFLQTADSEFAEAIAYYNLQSEGLGLEFAAEVKRGLRRILQYPAAWTTLSRRTRRCRLNRFPYALLYPVRQDLILIVAVQNLHKHPDSWKSRLRPDEA, encoded by the coding sequence GTGAAGGTGGACTTCCTCCAAACCGCCGATAGCGAATTCGCCGAGGCTATCGCGTACTACAACCTCCAGAGCGAGGGCTTGGGATTGGAGTTCGCGGCGGAGGTCAAACGCGGCCTCCGTCGCATTCTCCAGTATCCCGCTGCGTGGACAACGTTATCCCGACGAACACGGCGGTGCCGCTTGAACCGCTTCCCGTACGCACTGCTCTATCCAGTTCGCCAAGACCTCATTCTGATCGTGGCGGTTCAGAACCTGCACAAGCATCCAGATTCATGGAAATCCCGCCTCAGGCCTGACGAGGCCTAG
- a CDS encoding addiction module protein: protein MTTQAQQVLEKAVGLPPIERAELVEGILSSFDFPSREAIDAAWAREAEDRIDAYERGNIAAIPASEVFEKIEKKYSS, encoded by the coding sequence ATGACGACACAGGCGCAGCAGGTTCTTGAGAAGGCCGTCGGGCTTCCTCCCATTGAACGAGCCGAACTCGTTGAAGGGATTCTCTCCAGTTTCGACTTCCCCTCCCGCGAAGCTATTGACGCAGCATGGGCGCGAGAGGCGGAGGACCGGATTGACGCCTACGAGCGCGGCAACATCGCAGCGATTCCTGCATCCGAGGTGTTCGAAAAGATTGAGAAGAAGTACTCCTCGTGA
- a CDS encoding PilZ domain-containing protein yields the protein MTVPGSSPIREQRRHRRLKFERPAEVLVVRGPDGGTPAGTRLRGMLRDVSAAGLNFACGQTLSVGATVYVDIALPERGRVFKLAGRTIRCDRKADRFEIGIELVDRFRRRTAAWERLVFDALRELNDPV from the coding sequence ATGACCGTGCCGGGGTCCAGTCCGATCCGGGAACAGCGCCGGCATCGCCGCCTGAAGTTCGAGCGGCCGGCGGAGGTGCTGGTCGTGCGCGGCCCGGACGGCGGCACGCCGGCGGGGACCCGGCTGCGCGGCATGCTTCGCGACGTCTCCGCCGCGGGCCTGAACTTCGCCTGCGGGCAGACGCTTTCCGTCGGCGCCACCGTGTACGTGGACATCGCCCTGCCGGAGCGCGGCCGGGTCTTCAAGCTGGCGGGCCGGACGATCCGCTGCGACCGGAAGGCGGACCGGTTCGAGATCGGCATCGAGCTCGTGGACCGGTTCCGCCGGCGGACGGCCGCGTGGGAACGGCTGGTCTTCGACGCGCTGCGGGAACTGAACGATCCCGTGTGA
- a CDS encoding SGNH/GDSL hydrolase family protein gives MNPLSPSSDAAALLYLILAAGGSGGLASVYFRRWHRRLPARWMRIAAANLLLSLALLFAGLLAGEIYCRHFADVTDSFGAHRMAQTWLSRYGQLNAQGLRDDVIQYSLKPAMGRPRMIFIGDSFTAGSGVRNIRHRYVNLYRARHPEQDIQLFARNGWDTGHQTEKLRHLVEGGFEFRTAVLMYNLNDISDINPAWQRMMERIRRTFHPTGYFQHSFLLNWFYFRMKMLTDMEVRNYGREVAAAYAGPVWEEQKERLRALRQTVEDAGGRLVVATQPFFNYAAESYPFRAIHKQLAEFWDGEGVPHLDLLTLLDGHAPRDLIASRFDAHPNETAHRLIAERLDVFLSAP, from the coding sequence GTGAATCCCCTTTCCCCTTCCAGCGATGCCGCGGCCCTGCTGTACTTGATCCTCGCGGCCGGCGGGTCAGGCGGGTTGGCCTCGGTGTACTTCCGCCGATGGCATCGCCGCCTGCCCGCGCGCTGGATGCGGATCGCCGCGGCCAACCTGCTGCTCTCGCTGGCCCTGCTGTTCGCCGGCCTGCTGGCCGGGGAGATCTACTGCCGTCACTTTGCCGACGTCACCGATTCCTTCGGGGCCCACCGCATGGCCCAGACATGGCTATCGCGTTACGGGCAGCTCAACGCGCAGGGCCTGCGTGACGATGTGATTCAATATAGTCTGAAGCCGGCGATGGGCCGGCCGCGGATGATTTTCATCGGCGACTCGTTCACCGCCGGATCGGGCGTGCGAAACATCCGGCACCGGTATGTCAACTTGTACCGCGCCCGCCATCCCGAGCAGGATATCCAACTCTTCGCCCGAAACGGCTGGGACACCGGCCACCAGACGGAGAAACTGCGGCACCTCGTCGAGGGGGGATTCGAGTTCCGTACCGCCGTCCTGATGTACAACCTGAACGACATCAGCGACATCAACCCGGCCTGGCAGCGGATGATGGAGCGCATCCGCCGAACGTTCCATCCCACGGGCTATTTTCAGCACAGCTTCCTGCTCAATTGGTTCTATTTTCGGATGAAGATGCTGACGGACATGGAGGTCCGGAACTACGGGCGCGAGGTGGCGGCGGCGTATGCGGGTCCGGTGTGGGAAGAGCAGAAGGAGCGCTTGAGGGCGCTGCGCCAGACCGTCGAGGACGCCGGGGGCCGCCTGGTCGTCGCCACGCAGCCCTTTTTCAATTACGCAGCGGAATCCTATCCCTTCCGCGCCATTCACAAGCAGTTGGCCGAGTTTTGGGACGGGGAAGGCGTGCCGCACCTGGACCTGCTGACCCTTCTTGACGGACATGCGCCGCGGGACCTGATCGCGAGCCGCTTCGACGCGCATCCCAACGAGACGGCCCACCGGCTCATCGCGGAAAGGCTGGATGTCTTTTTGTCGGCGCCGTGA
- a CDS encoding tetratricopeptide repeat protein, which produces MIGNSQAGSWLDSPRWLPALILVVAVAVAYGNALDGPFFFDDTESIVENPAIRRLWPLSAALNPPPGEMTFCTRPLANLTLCVNYAMGGRQVRGYRIANVLFHTAAALSLFGFLGLAFRAAGREESEARLWALSSALIWAVHPLATSAVNYLSQRPEIMMGLFFFLTMYMVHRSVTARQGQGWWRLGAVAACLLGMGSKESMAATPFLALAYDRIFLSASWKETLRKRGVFYLLLATTLIWPVGRQLAFSPHLSGQRHVTQAFWMYPLTQAWSLVHMTGLALWPHPLIVDYGVQMIDRPAEIWVSLLLVLLALLALVWALKRHPRLGFIGLCFFGILAPSSSFFPVIGQPVAEHRMYVPLASLVILFALGIYQALHVWFRQPAAQTRTTFAWIIALWALALGLASRQRHLAYQDTIRLWSDTALKRPANGRAWSNLARALSKAGRADEALAAAREGVRVAPYLAESHNTLGVIYFDMGRHEESLEHYREAIRTDPTYVSSYSNYGIALDILGRTEESLVQHRIAVRLQPAFAQGHVNLATALARSQRLDEAIEHLHLALGLQPDNALAHNNLGNCLCELRRSEEALAHYREALRLDPDFIMAAANLGSTLIELGHAGEAMDLFDDFARRRTNPMEAWNALASMMIRKGHGAEGLALSLRVLERQPDHPLALNNAAWVMAVSTNPALRDGPKAVAMARQALEVLGHENASLLATLAAAHAEASQFSEAVATARRALNQAQKQGETNQIAKARARLDQFRGGRPWRE; this is translated from the coding sequence ATGATTGGAAATTCCCAGGCCGGATCCTGGCTGGACAGCCCCCGCTGGCTGCCGGCGCTGATCCTGGTAGTGGCGGTGGCGGTGGCCTACGGCAACGCGCTCGACGGGCCGTTCTTCTTCGACGACACGGAAAGCATCGTGGAGAACCCCGCCATCCGCCGGTTGTGGCCGCTCTCGGCCGCATTGAATCCACCGCCCGGCGAAATGACCTTCTGTACGCGCCCCCTGGCTAACCTGACCCTGTGCGTGAATTACGCGATGGGCGGGCGCCAGGTGCGCGGCTACCGGATCGCGAACGTCCTGTTTCATACCGCCGCCGCCTTGAGCCTGTTCGGCTTTCTCGGCCTCGCTTTTCGCGCCGCCGGCCGCGAGGAGAGCGAAGCCCGCCTGTGGGCCCTCTCGAGTGCGCTGATCTGGGCCGTTCATCCCCTGGCCACCTCGGCGGTGAACTATCTTTCCCAACGCCCCGAAATTATGATGGGCCTTTTTTTCTTTCTCACGATGTACATGGTGCATCGCTCGGTCACGGCCCGGCAGGGGCAAGGCTGGTGGCGACTCGGCGCCGTCGCGGCCTGCCTGCTGGGCATGGGAAGCAAGGAAAGCATGGCGGCGACGCCCTTCCTGGCCCTGGCCTATGATCGCATTTTCCTTTCCGCGTCCTGGAAGGAAACCCTCCGCAAGCGGGGCGTTTTCTACCTCCTGCTGGCCACCACACTGATCTGGCCCGTGGGCCGGCAACTGGCCTTCTCGCCACACCTGTCCGGCCAGAGACACGTGACCCAAGCCTTCTGGATGTATCCGCTGACCCAGGCCTGGAGCCTTGTCCACATGACCGGACTGGCGCTGTGGCCACACCCGCTCATCGTGGATTACGGGGTCCAGATGATAGACCGGCCGGCCGAGATATGGGTCTCTCTGCTGCTGGTGTTGCTCGCTCTTCTGGCCTTGGTCTGGGCGCTGAAGCGCCACCCCCGGCTGGGCTTCATCGGGTTGTGTTTTTTCGGGATACTAGCCCCCTCGTCCAGCTTCTTCCCGGTCATAGGCCAACCCGTCGCCGAGCACCGCATGTATGTCCCGCTGGCCAGCCTGGTGATTCTCTTCGCCCTCGGGATTTACCAAGCCCTTCACGTGTGGTTCCGGCAGCCGGCCGCGCAAACTCGAACCACGTTCGCGTGGATCATCGCTCTTTGGGCGCTGGCCCTGGGCCTGGCCAGCCGGCAGCGGCACCTTGCGTATCAGGACACCATCCGCCTGTGGAGCGACACGGCCCTCAAGCGGCCCGCCAACGGCCGGGCGTGGAGCAACCTCGCCCGGGCGTTGAGCAAGGCCGGTCGTGCCGACGAAGCGCTGGCGGCCGCCCGGGAAGGCGTGCGGGTGGCGCCTTATCTCGCGGAAAGTCACAACACTCTCGGGGTCATCTACTTCGACATGGGCCGACACGAAGAGTCCCTCGAGCACTACCGGGAGGCGATCCGTACAGACCCGACCTATGTCTCCTCCTACAGCAACTACGGCATCGCGCTGGACATCCTGGGCCGGACCGAGGAATCGCTGGTCCAGCATCGGATCGCCGTGCGCCTGCAGCCTGCTTTCGCCCAGGGGCACGTGAATCTCGCGACGGCCCTGGCGCGCAGCCAGCGCCTCGACGAGGCCATCGAGCACCTGCATCTAGCCCTCGGCCTGCAGCCGGACAATGCCTTGGCGCACAACAACCTGGGCAATTGCCTGTGCGAACTCCGGCGGAGCGAAGAGGCGCTGGCCCATTACAGGGAGGCGCTGCGCCTGGATCCCGACTTCATCATGGCGGCGGCCAATCTCGGATCCACGTTGATCGAACTTGGCCACGCGGGGGAAGCGATGGACCTGTTCGACGATTTTGCGCGGCGCCGAACCAACCCGATGGAGGCATGGAACGCCCTGGCCTCCATGATGATCCGCAAGGGCCACGGCGCCGAGGGCCTGGCCTTGAGCCTGCGCGTGCTGGAACGCCAACCGGATCATCCCCTCGCCCTGAACAATGCCGCATGGGTCATGGCGGTCTCCACCAACCCCGCCCTACGCGACGGGCCGAAAGCGGTCGCGATGGCCCGGCAGGCCCTGGAGGTTCTGGGCCATGAAAACGCCTCCCTGCTGGCGACGCTGGCCGCCGCCCACGCGGAGGCCAGCCAATTCAGCGAGGCCGTCGCCACGGCCCGCCGGGCGCTGAACCAAGCCCAGAAGCAGGGCGAAACCAACCAGATCGCCAAAGCCCGGGCGCGCCTCGACCAGTTCCGCGGCGGCCGGCCCTGGCGAGAGTAG
- a CDS encoding class I SAM-dependent methyltransferase: MNRPWADQMSVSFNIVQSACPLCGHSEGDMLLESLRDVENHIQGEYAISRCRQCRLIYLSTRPDEASLPACYDENYHVRFNRAVNPLLRGLFNARYRLRLRRLLRHNGGSPPASLLEIGCGDGNLLAYLERALPSSTELVGIELSTRNIRLPPGSRIRLHEADFDRMEMGRQFDAVVMYHVLEHLVRPAETLRRIRALLKPGGVLLFQVPNWTTPWRRLFPRHWNGLQIPRHQFFLDPDSLRALCERGGFRIESVAGLLDPGDFAVSACNWITDRLNLRALPRKAWFYIPLVILGAGLVAATHLATGRSGEMEVLARLAE, translated from the coding sequence ATGAACAGGCCTTGGGCTGACCAGATGAGCGTGAGTTTCAACATCGTGCAAAGCGCCTGTCCTTTGTGCGGCCATTCGGAAGGCGACATGCTGCTGGAGAGCCTTCGGGACGTGGAGAACCACATCCAGGGCGAGTACGCCATCTCCCGCTGCCGGCAATGCCGGCTCATCTACTTGTCCACCCGGCCTGACGAGGCGTCGCTGCCCGCCTGCTACGATGAGAACTACCACGTGCGGTTCAACCGGGCCGTCAATCCCCTGCTGCGCGGCCTGTTCAACGCGCGGTACAGGCTGCGGTTGCGCCGGCTTCTTCGTCACAATGGCGGCTCTCCCCCGGCGTCCCTGCTGGAGATCGGATGTGGAGACGGCAACCTGCTGGCATACTTGGAGCGGGCGCTTCCATCCTCGACGGAACTGGTCGGCATCGAGTTGAGCACCCGTAATATCCGGCTCCCACCCGGCAGCCGGATCCGCCTGCACGAGGCCGATTTCGATCGGATGGAAATGGGCCGGCAATTTGACGCCGTGGTGATGTACCACGTGCTCGAGCACCTGGTGCGCCCGGCGGAGACGCTGCGCCGGATCCGGGCGCTGCTGAAGCCCGGCGGCGTCCTGCTTTTCCAGGTGCCGAACTGGACGACCCCCTGGCGCCGGCTTTTCCCGCGGCACTGGAACGGCCTGCAGATCCCGCGCCACCAGTTCTTCCTCGATCCGGACAGCCTGCGCGCGCTGTGCGAGCGCGGCGGATTCCGCATCGAGTCCGTCGCCGGGCTCCTTGATCCCGGCGATTTCGCCGTGTCCGCCTGCAACTGGATCACGGACCGCCTGAACCTGCGCGCACTCCCGCGGAAGGCCTGGTTCTATATTCCCCTGGTGATCCTCGGCGCGGGCCTCGTCGCCGCGACCCATCTCGCCACGGGCCGGTCCGGCGAGATGGAAGTCCTGGCCCGGCTGGCGGAGTGA
- a CDS encoding Glu/Leu/Phe/Val dehydrogenase produces the protein MAEELNPFKVAQAQFDEAAEVLGLEPAMRELLRWPRRQYQFTIPVKMDDGSTKIFHGYRVQYNDARGPNKGGIRWHPDETIDTVRALAAWMTWKCSVVDIPLGGGKGGVTCDPKKLSDGEKERLARGWMRVMARELGGFRDVPAPDVYTTPQIMAWMMDEFEVITGCAHPSVITGKPLALGGSQGRGDATARGGVYCVREACKALGINPKGRFAIQGFGNAGQFAALLHPEILGGGTLVAVSDTSGGVYNPKGLDPRAIVDFKLKTGKVTGFPGADPISNEDLLELEVEVLYPAALENMITETNADRVRTRILCELANGPTTPEADKILHVKGVHVIPDFLANAGGVTVSYFEQVQGTYNYYWTLEEVYKLLDQKMTGAYQAVHRMHKDKKVHMRLAAYLVAVSRVAEAVSLRGWV, from the coding sequence ATGGCAGAGGAACTCAATCCGTTCAAGGTAGCGCAAGCGCAGTTTGACGAGGCGGCGGAAGTACTGGGGTTGGAGCCCGCGATGCGGGAATTGCTCCGCTGGCCGCGCCGGCAGTACCAGTTCACGATCCCTGTGAAGATGGATGACGGCTCGACGAAGATCTTCCACGGCTACCGCGTCCAGTACAACGACGCCCGCGGCCCGAACAAGGGCGGCATCCGCTGGCACCCGGACGAGACGATCGACACGGTCCGCGCCCTCGCGGCGTGGATGACCTGGAAATGCTCGGTCGTGGATATCCCGCTCGGTGGCGGCAAGGGCGGCGTGACCTGCGATCCGAAGAAGCTCTCCGACGGCGAGAAGGAGCGCCTGGCCCGCGGCTGGATGCGTGTCATGGCCCGCGAGCTCGGGGGCTTCCGCGATGTGCCGGCCCCGGATGTCTACACCACGCCCCAGATCATGGCCTGGATGATGGACGAGTTCGAAGTGATCACCGGCTGCGCCCACCCCTCCGTGATCACGGGCAAGCCCTTGGCGCTCGGCGGCTCGCAGGGCCGTGGCGACGCGACCGCCCGCGGCGGCGTCTACTGCGTCCGCGAGGCCTGCAAGGCGCTGGGCATCAACCCGAAGGGCCGCTTCGCGATCCAGGGCTTCGGCAACGCCGGCCAGTTCGCCGCGCTGCTGCATCCCGAGATCCTCGGCGGCGGCACGCTCGTCGCCGTCTCCGACACCAGCGGCGGCGTCTACAACCCGAAGGGGCTTGACCCCCGCGCGATCGTGGACTTCAAGCTCAAGACCGGCAAGGTCACGGGGTTCCCCGGCGCCGACCCGATCAGCAACGAGGACCTGCTCGAGCTCGAGGTCGAGGTGCTCTACCCGGCGGCCCTCGAGAACATGATTACCGAGACCAACGCGGACCGCGTCCGGACTCGCATCCTGTGCGAGCTGGCCAACGGCCCGACGACCCCCGAGGCGGACAAGATACTGCACGTCAAGGGCGTCCACGTGATCCCGGACTTCCTGGCCAACGCCGGCGGCGTGACGGTGAGCTACTTCGAGCAGGTGCAGGGCACGTACAACTACTACTGGACCCTCGAAGAGGTCTACAAACTCCTCGACCAGAAGATGACCGGCGCCTATCAGGCGGTCCACCGCATGCACAAGGACAAGAAGGTCCACATGCGCCTCGCCGCCTACCTCGTCGCGGTCAGCCGCGTCGCGGAAGCGGTCAGCCTGCGCGGGTGGGTGTGA
- a CDS encoding NYN domain-containing protein gives MHATWLIVDGYSLLHRFDPAGARRPGGLQAARQKLVRHVEDLAVGRYNRVTIVFDGKESGGGEGYESPHVEVLFSPVGRTADTVIERLVHNAPDPESILVVSSDRLERQTVSGRGAQTVGCGDFLAEGDQRRAHRPAAPPGRGGRPTLGEFFPDR, from the coding sequence ATGCATGCCACGTGGCTGATCGTTGACGGGTATAGCCTGCTGCACCGCTTCGACCCGGCGGGGGCGCGGCGGCCGGGCGGGCTCCAGGCCGCCCGCCAGAAACTGGTCCGCCACGTCGAGGACCTCGCCGTCGGCCGGTACAATCGCGTGACCATCGTGTTCGACGGCAAGGAATCCGGCGGGGGCGAGGGCTACGAATCCCCGCACGTCGAGGTTCTGTTCTCCCCCGTCGGCCGCACGGCCGACACCGTGATCGAGCGGCTGGTCCACAACGCTCCCGACCCGGAATCCATCCTCGTCGTCAGTTCCGACCGGCTCGAGCGCCAGACCGTCTCCGGCCGCGGCGCGCAAACCGTCGGCTGCGGCGATTTCCTCGCCGAGGGCGACCAGCGCCGCGCGCACCGCCCCGCCGCCCCGCCCGGCCGCGGCGGCCGCCCGACGCTGGGAGAGTTCTTTCCGGACCGGTGA
- a CDS encoding LacI family DNA-binding transcriptional regulator yields the protein MPRTTIKDIAKECGVSLSTVSLVLNNNPRISAKTRETVLASVEKHGYQPNASARNLASRTSRTICVAVPALSHVFADVYFGEIVSGIYDRASEAGYKVILDLANPKFVESKEYLKVLKSRRADGMLFISSSVHDTYLADFEGGALPFLLVNHFFPGRDLNFIAADYEDTARQAADHLINLGHTRLGLISGTNTHTGLTFRDAFLRHCKSRGLKEENAVWLDSMRGKEWSQEGGFDAANELLTQHPHTTAIMCGNDRLAIGVMRHLRTRRLRIPEDLSVAGVDDIPESTYTNPGLTTVRHNLYQMGKVACERLLALFRGELAECREILPVQLIARESTGPARPA from the coding sequence ATGCCCCGAACCACGATCAAAGATATTGCGAAGGAATGCGGGGTGTCGTTGAGCACCGTTTCCCTGGTGCTGAACAACAATCCCCGGATCAGCGCCAAGACGCGGGAGACCGTCCTGGCCAGCGTCGAGAAGCACGGCTACCAGCCGAACGCCTCGGCCCGCAACCTGGCCTCCCGCACGAGCCGCACCATCTGCGTGGCGGTGCCGGCCTTGAGCCACGTCTTCGCCGACGTGTACTTCGGCGAGATCGTCAGCGGCATCTACGACCGCGCCTCCGAGGCCGGCTACAAGGTCATCCTCGACCTGGCGAACCCGAAGTTCGTCGAGAGCAAGGAGTACCTGAAGGTCCTGAAGTCCCGCCGCGCGGACGGCATGCTGTTCATCTCGTCGTCCGTCCACGACACGTACCTGGCGGACTTCGAGGGCGGGGCCCTGCCGTTCCTCCTGGTGAACCACTTTTTCCCCGGCCGCGACCTGAACTTCATCGCGGCGGACTACGAGGACACCGCCCGGCAGGCCGCCGACCACCTCATCAACCTCGGCCACACCCGCCTCGGGCTCATCAGCGGCACGAACACACACACGGGCCTCACCTTCCGCGACGCCTTCCTGCGCCACTGCAAGAGCCGCGGGCTGAAAGAGGAGAACGCGGTCTGGCTCGACAGCATGCGCGGCAAGGAATGGAGCCAGGAGGGCGGCTTCGACGCGGCCAACGAGCTGCTCACCCAGCACCCCCACACCACGGCCATCATGTGCGGCAACGACCGCCTAGCCATCGGCGTCATGCGCCACCTGCGCACCCGGCGCCTGCGCATCCCGGAGGACCTCTCCGTCGCGGGCGTGGACGACATCCCCGAGTCCACCTACACCAACCCCGGGCTGACCACCGTGCGGCACAACCTCTACCAGATGGGCAAAGTGGCGTGCGAGCGGCTGCTCGCGCTGTTCCGCGGCGAGCTCGCCGAGTGCCGCGAGATCCTGCCCGTCCAGCTGATCGCCCGCGAATCCACCGGCCCGGCCCGCCCCGCCTAA